The Mucilaginibacter sp. PAMB04168 genome contains the following window.
CACTTCATTTCAAGCACAGGCATCATAACGCCGGTCTCTTCCATCCAACGGTAGGTTAAGCCCAGGCTGCGCAGCATCTCCACACGGCCTACTTCAAAAAATTCCGCGTAGTTGCCATAGTACATGTAGCCCATTTGGTCGGTTTCGCCGTAGCGTACGCGTAGTTTAGTGGTGTGAACAAACATGAGACAGTTTAGCGTTTAATGCCACGTTCATTTAAAGCCTGCTGAAAGCGGCGTGCATTGGCCATATGTTCTGCCACATTGGTGGCAAAGTTGTGGTAGCCCGAAAAATCTTCTTTGGCACACATGTAAATATAATTGTGCTCTTTGTGATTTAACACTGCCTTAACTGCATTTACCGAGGGCATCATGATGGGACCTGGGGGCAAACCGCTAACGCGGTAAGTGTTATATGGCGATGGCGTGTTTAAATATTTGTTCAACACACGCTTAATAGTAAAATCTCCGGTAGCGTAAATAACGGTAGGATCGGCCTCAAGCTTAATACCGCGTTTTAAACGGTTAAGGTACAAACCGGCTATTGTGGGCATCTCGTCGTCATGTAAAGCCTCCGCATCAACAATTGATGCCAATATAGACACCTGAATGGGGGTAAGATTTAGTTCAGCTGCTTTTTGCTTGCGATCAGCCGTCCAAAATTTAGTGTACTCCGCGTGCATCCGCTCAAAAAACTTTTCGGCGGTGGTGTTCCAATACATCTGGTAAGTATTGGGCAAAAACATGGTGTAAACGTTTTCGGTGGTAAAACCATACTTTTCCACAAACTTTGCCGAGTCTAGCAAACTGATAATGGCAATGGAGTCGGGCTCTATTTGCTTAGATACGTAACCCGCAAACTGCGGCTTTAATCTCAAACCACGAAACTTCAAATCAACCGGCTCCTGGGTACCAGATGCCAGCATATTAATAAGCTTACGGTTGCTCATGCCTTGTTTAAGGCGGTACTTACCTGGCTTTACCCGGCCAACATAGTGCATATTGTGAGCCGACCACAAAAACGTGGCGGTATCCTTTACAATACCTTCTTCTCGTATAGTTTGGTAAACATCATCAAAAGTGGCTTCGGTATGGATATAAAGGTATTCCTGCTTATCAGTTACATTGGGTCCAAACCAGCGCAAATAATATACTACGCCGGTTATGCCTAGCCCCAGTATGATAATAGCCAACAGGGCAATGAAGAATTTTTTAGTTGTGCCGCCTGATGACGTTTTTTCGGTAGACATAACAGATGTATGGTTTTTTATAGGTATTAATGTTTAAGTCGTTGTATGGCCAGCAATCCGCCGGTTAGATTGCGTATATGCTCATAACCGTTTTGTTGCAAAATTGATTGCGCTGTTCGGCTGCGTACGCCCGCCTTGCAAATCACAATAATTTCATCGTCCGTGTTCCACTCCAGTTCATCGAGCTGGCTATGCAGTTGCCCTAAAGGAATATTGGTACCCCCAATGTTGTGCGTATGGTATTCAATAGGTTCCCTTACATCAAGCAAATGCAAAACCTCGCCGCGTTGCAAGCGTTCCAGCAGTTCACCGGCTTTAATATCCGGGTTAGGGCTGTTGTTGTTGCTGCTGCTGCTGCTGTGGCTCATTGGTTGTTTTAGCTTGTGTAACAGTCAAATTAACACGTGTGCCTATGCTGGTTTTAGCTGTAGAATCGGTACGCATAGGGAACTGAGATACCACTACCAAATTGGTTGAGTCGGTTATGCTTCCCTCGTAAGTAATAGTACCTATTGATAGGCCAGCCCCGCGTATGGCAAAACGGGCCGCATCCAAATCCTGGTTCAACAGATCGGGTATATCTACTTCGTTGGCACCCGCGCCATCTCCCAACACCAGGCTTAAGCGTGAACCTTTGGGTAATTTTTGACCGGTATGAATAACCTGGCCATTAAAACGTACTTCCAAGATACGGTCTCGGGCAATGTCAGATGCGTAAGTGGTATCACCCACTTTCAAGCCATTGTTTGATAAGATGGCCACAGCCTCACGGTAAGTGCTCTGCTCCAGATCGGGCAGACCAACTGCTGGGGCCTGGGTGGTAACCATTGTTAAGTATATGGTACGGTTTTCTTTAACATTTGTGCCTGCGTCCGGATCTTGCTCTAATACTGTACCCGGCGGCTGGTCTTGCACATAAACAGAATCTATCTGGTAGCGGAAGCCCTGCTCATCTAATATAGCAGTAGCGCGATCAATACTTAAACCTTTTAGTTTAGGCACCGGTATACCTGAGCCATGACGGGTATAATACCCTAAGCTAAGATAAGCAATCAGTATAACGGCCAGCACCGATCCCGCTGCGCCTATAAGGTGATTTCTAAAGTCTTTGGTTTTTAAATAAGTCCAGAATTTACTCATCTGCAGCTGTAAAGTAGTAATAGCTTAAATTAACTGTCAAACATAGGGAAAATTGAAACAAGAGACAAGAACCAAGGGCCAAGACCCAGCATTACAGGTGGTTAGTAATCAGCTAAAGATATGGTCAATTTAAAAAGTGGGGAACAATACGATAAGTCTTGGTTCACGGCGCTTGGCTCTTGGCTCTAAAGCTTTATCTTTGC
Protein-coding sequences here:
- a CDS encoding PASTA domain-containing protein, which translates into the protein MSKFWTYLKTKDFRNHLIGAAGSVLAVILIAYLSLGYYTRHGSGIPVPKLKGLSIDRATAILDEQGFRYQIDSVYVQDQPPGTVLEQDPDAGTNVKENRTIYLTMVTTQAPAVGLPDLEQSTYREAVAILSNNGLKVGDTTYASDIARDRILEVRFNGQVIHTGQKLPKGSRLSLVLGDGAGANEVDIPDLLNQDLDAARFAIRGAGLSIGTITYEGSITDSTNLVVVSQFPMRTDSTAKTSIGTRVNLTVTQAKTTNEPQQQQQQQQQP
- the mltG gene encoding endolytic transglycosylase MltG; its protein translation is MSTEKTSSGGTTKKFFIALLAIIILGLGITGVVYYLRWFGPNVTDKQEYLYIHTEATFDDVYQTIREEGIVKDTATFLWSAHNMHYVGRVKPGKYRLKQGMSNRKLINMLASGTQEPVDLKFRGLRLKPQFAGYVSKQIEPDSIAIISLLDSAKFVEKYGFTTENVYTMFLPNTYQMYWNTTAEKFFERMHAEYTKFWTADRKQKAAELNLTPIQVSILASIVDAEALHDDEMPTIAGLYLNRLKRGIKLEADPTVIYATGDFTIKRVLNKYLNTPSPYNTYRVSGLPPGPIMMPSVNAVKAVLNHKEHNYIYMCAKEDFSGYHNFATNVAEHMANARRFQQALNERGIKR
- a CDS encoding rhodanese-like domain-containing protein, with the protein product MSHSSSSSNNNSPNPDIKAGELLERLQRGEVLHLLDVREPIEYHTHNIGGTNIPLGQLHSQLDELEWNTDDEIIVICKAGVRSRTAQSILQQNGYEHIRNLTGGLLAIQRLKH